The genomic segment TTCGTCACAGCGGTATTGATGGCAATTACGTTTCCGTCCGCTATAGCCTTGATCTGTTCTTTGCTTTGTGGAATTCTCCCGCTAAAAGTGATTACAACGCCCTTCTAAATATCTATAAACAAGAACACTTGAAGATCCATGAACTGTTGGTTCAAGCCTCTTATATACGTCGTTTTTCGCCTCAGAACGATTATTTCTACAAAATCGTACATGATGCCGATCTTGATGATATTCGCTACATGTATCGCTATTGCGCCTACCTCAGCAAATACGATATGGAAATGGCAGAGTTTATCGCCGCCTATCCGCCCCAAGAGCTGGCGGCGATAGCCAGATTTGTGGTAAAAAGCTGGGTAGATGGCTTTGTGCGCGCAAAAAAGGACTACAAAAAAAAGAAATATGCAAATCTGATCATTCCTATCGGCATGGAAGCTCTGGGTCGATTGATAATCGACGAATTGGAAGCCATCGGCATTACCGCTTTGGTGCCTCAACTCCAAGGTAGTGGCTTCAACCGTCAGTATCCCTACGACCATCGTTACGATTCTGCGCTTATGCTGGATCGGGATTTTGTGGATAAATCTCTTCAGATAGGTAAAAACACACTGGAAGAGATAAAAGATATCGTTGCTCAGCAGGCTGGACCCATTTACGTTGAACTTTTTGGAGAAACGCCATTCAGCCCCATCAACAAAAGCACTACCCTCAAACTAAGCGAAGAACAACAGCAACTCATGCGTGAGTATCAAGCCCGTAGCGGACAGCTTTATTACTCTTATTACAAACGAGAGGAAGCCAGCTTTACCATTATAGCGTTTCCTTCTACCGAGATCGGGGATAAATTCCCGGAAATCTTTGCAGATACATTGCGCATCAACTTGCTGGACAGCAAACGCTATGCCACCATCCAGCAAAAGATTATTGATGTACTGGATACCGCCGAATACGTTCACGTTAAAGGAAAAGGCACAAACGAGACAGATATCAAAGTGCAAATGCACCATCTGAAAGACCCCACCCGCGAAACCTTATTCGAAAACTGCGTTGCAGATGTTAATATCCCTGTAGGAGAGGTGTTTACTTCACCAGTGTTAAAGGGAACCACGGGCATCTTGCATGTGGAAGATATCTATCTGGGAAGTCTGCGGTATTTCAATCTGAAGATAGAATTTGAGGATGGATGGGTAAAGAATTACTCTTGCACAAACTACGACAATCCGGAAGAATCTCGTCAGTATGTATTCGAAAACTTGCTCTTTCCTCACAAAAGCCTGCCCATTGGAGAATTTGCCATCGGAACAAATACGTCGGCTTATCAGATGGCCAAAAAGTATGACATCATGTCGCTTTTACCCATCCTGATCATCGAAAAGATGGGTCCGCACTTTGCCATCGGCGACACTTGTTTCAGCCACGAAGAGGATTCCGAACACCCCAGCTTCGTTAATGGCAAAGAGATGATAGCAGTGGACAATGAGCAATCTGCCAAACGCAAGGACGACCCTGTAAACGCATATCTGATGCACCATACAGATATTACTTTGCCTTATGAAATGCTGGAGTTTATCTGCGCCGTAAGTCATGATGGAAAGCATAGCGACATCATTCGCAATGGCAGGTTTGTAATTCCCGGCACAGAAGAACTGAATATCCCACTGATCGAGATGGAAGAAACAAAATAAGAACTTATAAATACAATAAACAGGGCTCACGTTAAGCGTGATCCCTTTTTTCTATCCACGAACCAACACATAGAATGGGGTAAAGCCATACTACAAGGGTAGTGGGTGGTCATAGCTACGATCAGAAAAAGCCCACCAAACCGATATCTCGTGCATAAAAAAACGATATATATGTATGTGCAACGGTCTCCTGAATATTCCGAAGCGTTAAGCTCAGAAACTTGATCCTGCACCAAAGCATAATATTGGCATTAACGAGGGTTAAAGGCACCATCATCCCGTCTCATCCGATGATCTCTGCCTAAAGCTTCGCTATTGTTAGTTTAAAGCTTTTGGAGGGGCATGATTATAATCTAGGAGTACTACTGATAAACTCACTCCCATTATCCCTCAATCAAGCTGTGCAAACAAAGTCTTACTGTATCGAATCGTGCACTTCACTAGGCCCAATCTAAGCCACGATATAAGTCCTTTAAGGGTATAAAAAGACCATAAAAGGTTTAGATAGATGCATCTGGCGTTTTATTAATCACTTGGTATGTTTAGCAAATTGCATTAGTATATTTGATATAAAAAAAAGATTATTACTGTGGAGGTATAAATGCGCGCCAAAAAAATAGCGCTGCTCCTTCTTTTGGTCACGATAAACTTGGGTCTTGCGGCTCAATCGGTTACGTTTAGCATTTCCGAGAAGGTGCTAAAACCTTTAGATAGAGGCTTTATTCGAGCCACACTGGAGATTCCTCCAGATCGTAAACAGAGTGTAGATCCGGCAGATCCGGTTTATTTTTATGTGGAAGCCGAACATCAAGATCTTGAAATTGGCAGATTGGATCTGCCCAAACCTGCTAAAATTGTATCTGATACAGAGTGGCTATACTATCCCAGAGTTACACTTAGCTTGCCTTTCCGGGTTAAAGCTAGTGCACAGCCAGGGCTTAAACAAATCAGTGTTCTGATGAGTTATAACCTCTGCTACGAAAGCGGGATGTGTGATCCTCCGGAAGAACAGGCTGGAACGCTTAGCTTTGAGGTTGTAGCACCCATAACTACCGAAATGGTAGAAGAACCCCCCATTTCCATTACCCAGATGGCAGAACCCGAAGCGCAAGAATCTGCAGAACCTGAACTTGTGCAAGAGGATACAGGAGAATTTGCTAAGGACTTATATGAGGCAAAAGCTCAAGCTCCTAGCGCAAAAAGCGCCGAAGCAAACGCTACAGGTTGGCAGGAAATCCTGAAGTTCCTGCTTTTTGCCTTTTTGGGTGGACTTATTTTGAACATAACGCCCTGTGTGTTGCCGATCTTGCCCATTCGCATTATGGCAATCATCAATCAGGCGCAAAACGATAAATCTAAAGTTTTCCGGCATGTGATGGTATATACTTTGGGAGTGCTTATCTCATTTGCCATCCTTGCCGCTATTTTTATTGGTATCCAGGCTGCAGGGCAATCTGCAGGTTGGGGTACGCAAAACCAGAACCCTTATTTCCAGGTAGCGCTGATGGCAATTGTCTTTGTGTTTGCACTATCGCTTTTAGGAGTATTCGAGATCACCGTTCCGGGCATGAATGCGGCCAATAAAGCCACTTCCAAGGGTGGCTATGGTGGTAGCTTCTTTGGTGGGATCTTCGCCTTTTTGATGGCGATATCCTGCACGGGTCCTTTTCTAGGTGCGGCGTTGCCCTTTGCCATGAAGATGCCTCCAGCACTGATCACGGTATTTTTCCTGATGATCGGTTTGGGCTTTGCCTTCCCCTTTATCCTGATCGGTATCTTTCCCAAAGCGTTGAAGATAATTCCCAAACCCGGGAATTGGATGGTGCTGTTTAAAGAACTGATGGGCTTCGTGCTGTTGTGGCTGGTATATACCATGCTAAAAACCACATTGGCGCTTACCAGTGGAGCATATCTGGTAAATGTAGTCTTCTATCTATTGATTGTAGGCTTTGCTGTGTGGCTCTATGGCAAGTTTGTACGTTTTGAATACAGCCGCGCAACGCAATGGATATTCAGCATTCTGGCTTTGGTCATCATCGTGGCTGCGTCATGGCACTATCTGCCCATCAAAGAAGAGCATCTGGCAGTGGATGCGGTGGTGCCGGTGGGAGACGAAATGCTGCAATCCCCTCATGCCCCTGAGGGCTGGTATATCTTTAGCCCACAGTTGATCGGCAAACTTCAGGCAGAAGGGAAAAGTGTATTTTTGGATATTGGGGCAGAATGGTGCAAAAATTGCAAGACGAATGAAAGGACAGTGCTCTTTACTGAAGATATAATGCAAGATTTTGCCGCTAAGGAAGTAGTGTTGCTAAAGGGTGATTTCACCAAAAAAGACCCCGTGTTGCTAGATTGGATTACGAGTCACGAGCGTTTGGGGGTGCCCTTCAATGCTCTTTACATTCCAGGTGAAGAGCCACAGATATTTCCGGAATTGATCAGTAAGAATATGATTCGGGATGCCCTGAAAAACATCACGAATTAAGGAGTAAAAGATGAAGCTAAGGATAGCGATAATAAGCTTACTTGCCTTGCTGCTTCTGGCTGGGGCTTGCGACAGGTATGATCACGATTTTAGCGATTTGCCGACGGGGGATGTCGATAGTCTGGAATCATTCCTGAGCATTGTAGAGCATTATTTTAGCATACTGAATCGTGATAATTTTGCCAATATAGAAGCTCTGTATGCCGAAGACTACATCCACAACGGAGTAGATAAAAGTGAACGCCTGGCATGGATTGAAAGCTTTTTGGATGAACCCGGCGTGTTGTTTGAAGTATCCGATAAGGCATGGAACCATATTATAGACAATCATGGCGTGGTAAACTGGCGCCTGAAAGTGCTAAGTCCAGATGCTAAAGCAGTTCTGGCCGACAGTCTTTTTGTGGGTGAAAAAGTGAGATATGGAGATGAGGGCTGGGTTCTGCTTGGCAATCAAGCCTGTGTTCCCGATGAATCCAAAAAGCTGGTAATTGCGGAATATTTTACTTTTGATAGCTGTCCATATTGTCCCCCTGCAGAGGCGAAACTGAATGAATTACAAGAAGCGCATCCGAATTTCATCTATTTGGAACATCATATCGCCAACACTTTGCTGGTACAGGGAAACGATACTGCTAACTATTACAGCGCTTTTAGGGCACCAACTGCCGTATTTCAGGGCATGAGTAAGGTGACAGGTAGCGATGATGAACAACTGGATGCTTACGAAAGTATTGTGAGCTACCTGGTTAGCGAAAACAGAAGCATCGAAATTGAACTGCAAAATATAAGTGCCAATTCACAAGAAATCAGCACATTAGTAATGCTGAATCCCCTAGAAGAGCTGGATCTTACAGATATGTATCTGAACTATGTAATTATCACCGATGAGGTAAGCCAGACCAATGTGAACGGCGAACCTCTGCACAATGTAGTGCGTGCGGTGGGTAGGTCTCTTCTGATACCAAATGATCTTACCACGGGCAAACAGATAAGCTTGAGCACATCGGGGGCAATGCCATCCAATTACAAGCTGGTAGTATTTGTGCAATATCGCCCGCCATCATTTACCAATGAATCTCGCATCTACGACGGAATAGTACACAGCGTTTCCGCAAAATAAAGGAGAACCCGATGAGAAAGATATTTACTCTTATGGCCTTGATAATCATGATTTTACCGGCTTTTGCCGACACTATGCCGGATTTTAAACTGCCGGATCTAAGCGGTAACGAGGTTACGCTTGCTTCCCTTTTGGGCAACGGACCGGTTATTATAGATTTCTGGGCAGATTATTGTAAGCCCTGTAAAGAGGCAATGCCAGCGCTCAATACTCTGATGGAGAAATATGAAGAGCTTACGGTAGTGATGATCTCT from the Candidatus Cloacimonadota bacterium genome contains:
- a CDS encoding thioredoxin family protein, with the translated sequence MRAKKIALLLLLVTINLGLAAQSVTFSISEKVLKPLDRGFIRATLEIPPDRKQSVDPADPVYFYVEAEHQDLEIGRLDLPKPAKIVSDTEWLYYPRVTLSLPFRVKASAQPGLKQISVLMSYNLCYESGMCDPPEEQAGTLSFEVVAPITTEMVEEPPISITQMAEPEAQESAEPELVQEDTGEFAKDLYEAKAQAPSAKSAEANATGWQEILKFLLFAFLGGLILNITPCVLPILPIRIMAIINQAQNDKSKVFRHVMVYTLGVLISFAILAAIFIGIQAAGQSAGWGTQNQNPYFQVALMAIVFVFALSLLGVFEITVPGMNAANKATSKGGYGGSFFGGIFAFLMAISCTGPFLGAALPFAMKMPPALITVFFLMIGLGFAFPFILIGIFPKALKIIPKPGNWMVLFKELMGFVLLWLVYTMLKTTLALTSGAYLVNVVFYLLIVGFAVWLYGKFVRFEYSRATQWIFSILALVIIVAASWHYLPIKEEHLAVDAVVPVGDEMLQSPHAPEGWYIFSPQLIGKLQAEGKSVFLDIGAEWCKNCKTNERTVLFTEDIMQDFAAKEVVLLKGDFTKKDPVLLDWITSHERLGVPFNALYIPGEEPQIFPELISKNMIRDALKNITN
- a CDS encoding aminopeptidase; its protein translation is PKAECAALIEKLRGLSIPADAPLAEFFTHYREIALRSWDYVCLLQQDPLLKKTSLKELEALYEDVYSTFTPGINYDNSIQNPDYTHKLYGAEIGPFLSAICSNAGAIRHSGIDGNYVSVRYSLDLFFALWNSPAKSDYNALLNIYKQEHLKIHELLVQASYIRRFSPQNDYFYKIVHDADLDDIRYMYRYCAYLSKYDMEMAEFIAAYPPQELAAIARFVVKSWVDGFVRAKKDYKKKKYANLIIPIGMEALGRLIIDELEAIGITALVPQLQGSGFNRQYPYDHRYDSALMLDRDFVDKSLQIGKNTLEEIKDIVAQQAGPIYVELFGETPFSPINKSTTLKLSEEQQQLMREYQARSGQLYYSYYKREEASFTIIAFPSTEIGDKFPEIFADTLRINLLDSKRYATIQQKIIDVLDTAEYVHVKGKGTNETDIKVQMHHLKDPTRETLFENCVADVNIPVGEVFTSPVLKGTTGILHVEDIYLGSLRYFNLKIEFEDGWVKNYSCTNYDNPEESRQYVFENLLFPHKSLPIGEFAIGTNTSAYQMAKKYDIMSLLPILIIEKMGPHFAIGDTCFSHEEDSEHPSFVNGKEMIAVDNEQSAKRKDDPVNAYLMHHTDITLPYEMLEFICAVSHDGKHSDIIRNGRFVIPGTEELNIPLIEMEETK